In a genomic window of Algoriphagus halophilus:
- a CDS encoding MFS transporter codes for MTQNKPKNPWLWIPSLYMTEGIPYIVIIVVSVIMYKKLGVSNSDIGLYTSLLYLPWVIKPIWSPIIDLVGTKRKWFLYMQLVLALVFIGVGFNTSGSSFFFISLAFFWMGAFASATNDIASDGMYLIALKPDQQSFFVGLRGTFYRIGMITGQGLIVIIAGYLETSLGDNSKAWSYTMIIVGALMLLLTAINFLTTPKVEEESKDTSKKEASFAMVFSTFFTKKNIGISLAFVLLYRLGESQLVKMASPFLLENRQTGGLGLSTSEVGFLYGTIGVIALLLGGILGGIAISKNGLGKWMIPMALSLNLPNLLYIALAHFQPENIVFAGTVVVIEQFGYGFGFAAYMIFLIYLAEGLFKTSHYALATGFMAMGMMFPGMVSGYIQEWLGYTGFFIWVGIAMIPALIIAKSVKYPKEFGKKTE; via the coding sequence ATGACACAAAATAAACCTAAAAACCCTTGGCTTTGGATCCCTTCCTTATACATGACCGAAGGGATACCCTACATTGTGATCATCGTAGTCTCTGTGATTATGTATAAAAAGCTCGGGGTCTCCAATAGCGACATCGGATTATACACCAGTCTATTGTATTTACCATGGGTAATTAAGCCCATTTGGAGCCCTATCATTGATTTAGTAGGTACCAAAAGAAAATGGTTTTTATACATGCAATTGGTATTGGCCTTGGTATTCATTGGAGTGGGGTTCAATACCTCAGGCTCTTCGTTTTTCTTTATCTCACTCGCTTTTTTCTGGATGGGGGCATTTGCCTCTGCTACCAATGATATCGCTTCAGATGGCATGTATTTGATTGCATTAAAACCAGACCAACAAAGCTTTTTTGTAGGACTGAGAGGTACATTCTATAGAATAGGCATGATCACTGGGCAAGGCTTGATCGTCATAATTGCAGGGTATCTAGAAACCAGTTTAGGAGATAATAGCAAAGCTTGGTCTTATACCATGATTATAGTCGGGGCATTAATGTTGCTACTTACCGCTATTAATTTTTTAACCACTCCGAAAGTAGAAGAGGAATCCAAAGACACAAGTAAAAAAGAAGCCAGTTTTGCCATGGTTTTCAGTACTTTCTTCACAAAAAAGAATATTGGAATCTCCCTGGCCTTTGTCTTGCTTTATCGGTTGGGAGAATCTCAACTAGTAAAAATGGCCTCTCCATTTTTATTGGAAAATCGCCAAACTGGTGGATTGGGCTTGAGCACTTCCGAAGTCGGCTTTCTTTATGGTACCATCGGAGTAATTGCATTATTATTGGGTGGGATCTTGGGTGGTATTGCCATTTCAAAAAATGGATTGGGGAAATGGATGATCCCCATGGCCTTATCCCTAAACCTCCCCAATTTACTTTACATCGCTTTGGCCCATTTTCAACCAGAAAACATCGTTTTTGCCGGCACAGTCGTCGTCATAGAACAATTTGGGTATGGGTTTGGCTTTGCAGCCTATATGATCTTTTTGATTTATTTGGCGGAAGGGCTTTTTAAAACTTCCCATTACGCATTAGCCACTGGATTTATGGCTATGGGAATGATGTTTCCAGGGATGGTTTCAGGGTATATTCAGGAATGGTTAGGATACACAGGGTTCTTTATTTGGGTAGGAATTGCCATGATTCCGGCCTTAATCATAGCAAAATCCGTAAAATACCCTAAAGAGTTTGGAAAGAAAACTGAATAA
- a CDS encoding GNAT family N-acetyltransferase — protein MKDMLVRLIGLPDCSDLEKQLAKKENIVFRRAIAPEKHFVTSWVQEHFGAYWKSEVEVSFSRQPVSCYIAQRENEILGFACYEATAKNFFGPTGTKESERGKGIGKILLIKSLESLREMGYIYGIIGGVGPEDFYQKTVGAKVIDGSEISVYENLIRNNDTK, from the coding sequence ATGAAAGACATGCTTGTCAGATTGATTGGATTACCGGATTGTTCCGATTTAGAAAAACAACTTGCCAAAAAGGAAAACATTGTCTTTCGTAGAGCCATCGCTCCAGAAAAGCATTTTGTCACTTCTTGGGTACAAGAACATTTTGGTGCTTATTGGAAATCGGAAGTAGAGGTTTCTTTTTCCAGACAACCTGTAAGCTGTTACATAGCCCAAAGAGAAAATGAAATCCTGGGTTTTGCTTGCTATGAGGCTACAGCAAAAAACTTTTTTGGCCCAACAGGCACCAAAGAATCCGAAAGAGGAAAAGGAATAGGAAAGATACTATTGATTAAGTCTTTAGAATCTCTTCGGGAAATGGGATACATCTATGGAATAATCGGAGGAGTAGGACCAGAGGATTTTTACCAAAAAACGGTGGGAGCTAAAGTAATTGATGGCTCGGAAATCAGTGTATATGAAAATTTGATTCGCAATAATGACACAAAATAA